In Microbacterium foliorum, the following proteins share a genomic window:
- a CDS encoding small multidrug efflux protein produces the protein MNLIETFQGFVAQVPELVQPLIVALAGAIPFIEGEGAVSIGIIGGINPFVAAIAAIIGNFLCVAVLVIASSGARTAIVNRSRSRQAVVAGGGAVESVPADSAGSDRGSARREKFQRAFERYGVPGVSLLGPLLLPTHFTATMLAASGVGKVRILIWQAVAIVGWTTIVAVIVGSAVYAIR, from the coding sequence ATGAATCTCATCGAGACCTTCCAGGGCTTCGTCGCCCAGGTGCCCGAACTCGTTCAGCCACTCATCGTCGCCCTCGCAGGGGCGATCCCCTTCATCGAGGGCGAGGGTGCCGTGTCGATCGGCATCATCGGCGGCATCAATCCTTTCGTCGCGGCGATCGCGGCGATCATCGGCAACTTCCTCTGCGTCGCCGTGCTCGTCATCGCGAGCTCGGGGGCGCGAACGGCGATCGTGAACCGGTCGCGCAGCCGGCAGGCTGTGGTCGCCGGCGGCGGAGCCGTCGAGTCGGTGCCTGCGGACTCCGCGGGTTCTGACCGTGGCAGCGCCCGCCGTGAGAAGTTCCAGCGGGCCTTCGAGCGCTACGGCGTGCCGGGCGTCAGCTTGCTCGGTCCGCTCCTGCTGCCCACGCATTTCACGGCCACGATGCTCGCCGCGTCGGGCGTCGGCAAGGTCCGCATCCTCATCTGGCAGGCAGTCGCGATCGTCGGATGGACCACGATCGTGGCTGTGATCGTCGGCAGCGCCGTCTACGCGATCCGCTGA
- a CDS encoding sensor histidine kinase, protein MSSTSPVADHSGDPPPGARQLARGITATWWYTFSAVVFLELFLVLVWTLQALADPAGAVAPFVVGLGGLVWWASTMVLLVDYRHRLDAEPGIAWTRIGLPLLVAIGYGLVAGLMIDSWLLALMPVAQSVVLLNWPKGIRLRVVVLTTLLLVLVAFVDAARGAADIGLPGWIPALYAILIPAMSVSSLWWWDVLVTVDRARASESRLAATQERLRVATDVHDLQGHHLQVIALQLELAERLMGIDPDAALEQLQAARVSVDEARQGTRDLATRFRSVPLGDEVANARDLLTAAGLDVEADIAPDADDAPSSALAPVIRETTTNVLRHGAGRRARLSLRRVADGWRYEVANDVAPRAGDEPVGSGLDGVRRRISEAGGTLEVREDAGEFIVSVTVPDSETQPVDGEGQR, encoded by the coding sequence ATGAGCAGCACTTCTCCGGTCGCCGACCACTCCGGTGACCCGCCACCCGGCGCGCGTCAGCTCGCGCGGGGCATCACCGCGACCTGGTGGTACACCTTCTCGGCCGTGGTGTTCCTCGAGCTGTTCCTGGTGCTGGTCTGGACGCTGCAGGCGCTCGCCGATCCGGCTGGCGCGGTGGCGCCGTTCGTCGTGGGTCTGGGGGGCCTCGTCTGGTGGGCCTCGACGATGGTGCTGCTCGTCGACTACCGGCATCGGTTGGATGCGGAGCCCGGCATCGCCTGGACGCGCATCGGGCTGCCGCTGCTGGTGGCGATCGGGTACGGACTCGTGGCCGGACTGATGATCGACAGCTGGCTGCTCGCACTCATGCCCGTCGCTCAGTCGGTCGTGCTGCTCAACTGGCCCAAGGGCATCCGCCTGCGGGTCGTCGTCTTGACCACTCTGCTGCTCGTGCTCGTCGCCTTCGTCGATGCGGCAAGGGGAGCGGCCGACATCGGCCTCCCCGGGTGGATCCCCGCGTTGTATGCGATCCTCATCCCGGCGATGTCGGTGAGTTCCCTCTGGTGGTGGGACGTGCTGGTCACGGTCGATCGCGCCAGGGCCTCGGAGTCCCGCCTCGCAGCGACACAGGAGCGTCTGCGCGTGGCCACAGATGTGCACGATCTGCAGGGACATCACCTGCAGGTGATCGCCCTGCAGCTCGAACTCGCCGAGCGACTCATGGGGATCGATCCCGACGCGGCTCTGGAACAGCTGCAAGCGGCCAGGGTGAGCGTCGACGAGGCTCGCCAGGGCACCCGCGACCTTGCGACGCGCTTCCGCTCGGTGCCGCTGGGAGACGAGGTCGCGAATGCGCGAGACCTTCTCACGGCGGCCGGACTCGACGTCGAGGCCGACATCGCGCCCGACGCCGACGATGCGCCGTCATCGGCGCTCGCGCCCGTGATCAGGGAGACCACGACCAACGTCCTGCGGCACGGCGCCGGCAGGCGCGCCCGTCTCTCGCTCCGCCGGGTCGCCGACGGATGGCGCTACGAAGTCGCGAACGATGTGGCACCCCGCGCCGGAGACGAGCCCGTGGGGTCGGGGCTCGACGGTGTGCGGCGACGCATCTCGGAGGCCGGCGGGACCCTGGAGGTCAGGGAGGACGCCGGCGAGTTCATCGTCTCGGTGACGGTGCCCGACTCTGAGACGCAGCCCGTCGACGGAGAGGGACAGCGATGA
- a CDS encoding GNAT family N-acetyltransferase, protein MNVTVERVAWSHPYGERLRAAQRSELDARYGSDDHEPGVIPSADDVPVFLVARDGSGHAVVCGGLRPLHPEVLGSDTAEIKRMYAAPSARGTGAAVALLRALEAEARQLGIRSLVLETGTAQPDAVRFYEREGYVPIPLFGHYVGSDLSLCFAKVLDAA, encoded by the coding sequence ATGAACGTGACGGTCGAACGGGTGGCATGGTCGCATCCGTATGGCGAGCGGCTCAGAGCTGCGCAGCGCAGCGAACTCGATGCGCGGTACGGCAGTGATGATCACGAGCCGGGCGTGATCCCCTCGGCCGATGACGTGCCGGTCTTCCTCGTAGCTCGGGACGGCAGCGGTCACGCGGTCGTGTGCGGCGGTCTCCGGCCCCTCCATCCGGAGGTGCTCGGATCGGATACGGCGGAGATCAAACGGATGTACGCCGCGCCCTCTGCGCGCGGAACGGGCGCGGCCGTCGCCCTGCTGCGCGCGCTCGAGGCGGAGGCGCGGCAGCTCGGCATCCGGTCTCTGGTGCTCGAGACCGGCACCGCTCAGCCGGATGCCGTGCGCTTCTACGAGCGCGAAGGGTACGTGCCGATTCCGCTCTTCGGACACTACGTCGGCAGCGACCTGTCACTGTGTTTCGCGAAGGTGCTCGACGCCGCCTGA
- a CDS encoding response regulator transcription factor — protein sequence MIRVLLADDEGMIRSALAALLRLEGDIEVVAECADGEQALAAALALTPDVCLLDLEMPGLDGVEVAERLNRAIVTRCVVVTRHARPGVLRRALASGVAGFLPKSRGADQVADVIRRVAAGARYVDPEIAADALSDERSPLTDRELDVLRAGRRGETTTQIARALSLAPGTVRNHISAVLAKLSVGTRQQAVLMAEERGWI from the coding sequence ATGATCCGGGTGCTTCTCGCCGACGATGAGGGCATGATCCGTTCGGCCCTCGCCGCGCTGCTGCGCCTCGAGGGCGACATCGAGGTGGTGGCCGAGTGCGCCGACGGAGAGCAGGCACTCGCTGCCGCGCTGGCTCTGACCCCCGACGTCTGCCTGCTCGACCTCGAGATGCCGGGGCTCGACGGCGTAGAGGTCGCCGAGAGGCTGAACCGAGCAATCGTCACGCGCTGCGTCGTGGTCACCCGTCACGCCCGCCCGGGGGTGCTGCGGCGGGCTCTCGCATCAGGCGTCGCGGGCTTCCTGCCGAAGTCCCGAGGCGCCGATCAGGTCGCCGATGTGATCCGCAGGGTCGCGGCGGGAGCTCGCTACGTCGACCCCGAGATCGCGGCAGACGCGCTGAGCGATGAGCGGTCGCCCCTCACCGATCGTGAGCTGGACGTGCTGCGTGCGGGGCGCCGCGGTGAGACCACGACTCAGATCGCGAGGGCGCTGTCGCTCGCTCCCGGGACGGTGCGCAATCACATCTCCGCAGTGCTCGCGAAGCTGTCGGTCGGCACCCGGCAGCAGGCGGTGCTGATGGCTGAGGAGCGCGGCTGGATCTGA
- a CDS encoding ArsR/SmtB family transcription factor yields MVTLTASPTHTAAVARLGHALSDATRAAILLALRESPAYPSDLADELGVSRQLLSNHLACLRECGLVESVPDGRRIRYALADPHLATALDELMRVTLIVEPDCCDGDGCSC; encoded by the coding sequence ATCGTGACCCTCACCGCCTCGCCCACGCATACCGCCGCCGTCGCTCGCCTCGGCCACGCACTGTCGGATGCGACGCGGGCAGCCATCCTTCTTGCTCTTCGCGAGTCGCCGGCGTACCCCTCGGATCTCGCGGACGAGCTCGGGGTCAGCCGTCAGCTCCTGTCGAACCACCTCGCGTGTCTGCGTGAATGCGGACTCGTCGAGAGCGTGCCCGACGGACGCCGCATCCGCTATGCGCTCGCAGACCCGCACCTCGCCACGGCCCTCGACGAGCTGATGCGCGTCACGCTGATCGTCGAACCCGACTGCTGCGACGGAGACGGGTGCAGCTGCTGA
- the treZ gene encoding malto-oligosyltrehalose trehalohydrolase, translated as MISVWAPRVDRVRLRRLTPACTTISEHDLDRADDGSGWWSTDVPMAEGERYGFLLGDGSELRPDPRSRRQPRGVHGPSALFDPTRFEWSDADWSGRPLDGGVIYELHVGTFTPEGTLDSLAGHLDHLVELGITHVELLPVNAFSGEWNWGYDGVLWYAVHEGYGGPAAYQRFVDAAHSRGIAVIQDVVYNHLGPSGNYLPEFGPYLREGEHTAWGDSVNLDESAVREYIIENALMWLRDFHVDGLRLDAVHALHDESTPHLLHELSERVDALSREIDRPLSLIAESDLNDPVMVLPRAAGGYGLTAQWSDDWHHAVHVALTGETDGYYADFAAPDAVAKVTQGGFFHDGTYSSFRGRAHGAPLPSSVPAWRLVTFAQDHDQIGNRAAGDRLTASLSSDRLAVAAVLTLTAPGTPMLFMGEEWGASTPWQFFTSHQEPELARATAEGRIAEFARMGWDPAAVPDPQDPATFERSRLDWSEVGTPEHARMLDLYRRLIALRREVPELTDPEMSHNVVSVSHLDGAPEHRAYRIERGELAVLVNLTADEVEFDLRPDSRILLETVPGRMMARTVALPPESAVIVAPPR; from the coding sequence ATGATCTCGGTCTGGGCTCCACGCGTCGACAGGGTGCGGCTGCGGCGTCTCACCCCCGCCTGCACGACGATCTCGGAACACGATCTCGATCGGGCGGATGATGGGTCGGGATGGTGGAGCACGGATGTGCCGATGGCCGAGGGCGAGCGCTATGGCTTCCTCCTCGGCGACGGCTCCGAGCTGCGCCCCGACCCCCGCTCCCGCCGACAGCCTCGAGGCGTGCACGGCCCCTCTGCACTGTTCGACCCCACGCGCTTCGAGTGGAGCGACGCCGACTGGAGCGGCCGGCCGCTCGACGGCGGAGTGATCTACGAGCTGCACGTCGGCACCTTCACGCCGGAGGGCACGCTCGACTCGCTCGCGGGACATCTCGATCACCTCGTCGAGCTCGGCATCACCCATGTCGAGCTTCTTCCGGTCAACGCGTTCAGCGGCGAGTGGAACTGGGGATACGACGGCGTGCTCTGGTACGCCGTGCACGAGGGATACGGCGGCCCGGCCGCGTACCAGCGGTTCGTCGACGCCGCTCATTCCCGCGGTATCGCCGTGATCCAGGACGTGGTCTACAACCACCTCGGCCCGAGCGGCAACTACCTGCCCGAGTTCGGCCCCTACCTGCGCGAAGGCGAGCACACGGCGTGGGGCGACTCGGTGAACCTCGACGAATCGGCCGTGCGCGAGTACATCATCGAGAACGCCCTGATGTGGCTGCGCGACTTCCACGTCGACGGTCTGCGCCTCGACGCCGTGCACGCCCTGCACGACGAGAGCACACCGCATCTCCTGCACGAGCTGTCGGAGCGGGTCGATGCGCTGTCGCGCGAGATCGATCGCCCGCTGAGCCTGATCGCCGAGTCCGATCTCAACGACCCCGTCATGGTCCTCCCCCGTGCGGCCGGAGGATACGGTCTCACCGCGCAGTGGTCGGATGACTGGCACCACGCGGTGCACGTCGCGCTCACCGGCGAGACCGACGGGTACTACGCCGATTTCGCCGCGCCTGATGCGGTCGCGAAGGTGACGCAGGGCGGGTTCTTCCACGACGGCACATATTCGTCGTTCCGCGGGCGAGCGCACGGCGCTCCGCTGCCGTCGAGCGTTCCCGCCTGGCGTCTGGTCACGTTCGCGCAGGATCACGACCAGATCGGCAACCGCGCAGCCGGCGACCGGCTCACCGCGTCGCTGTCGTCCGATCGGCTCGCCGTCGCCGCGGTGCTGACCCTGACCGCTCCCGGAACCCCGATGCTGTTCATGGGCGAGGAATGGGGAGCCTCGACTCCCTGGCAGTTCTTCACCTCTCATCAGGAACCCGAGCTCGCGCGAGCCACGGCCGAGGGGCGGATCGCGGAGTTCGCGCGGATGGGATGGGACCCCGCCGCAGTGCCCGACCCTCAGGACCCTGCGACCTTCGAGCGATCGCGGCTGGACTGGAGCGAGGTCGGCACGCCGGAGCACGCTCGGATGCTCGATCTGTATCGACGCCTGATCGCGCTGCGGCGCGAGGTGCCCGAACTCACCGACCCCGAGATGTCACACAACGTCGTCTCGGTCTCGCATCTCGATGGCGCGCCCGAGCATCGGGCCTACCGCATCGAGCGCGGCGAGCTCGCCGTGCTGGTGAACCTCACCGCAGACGAGGTGGAGTTCGACCTGCGCCCCGATTCGCGGATCCTGCTCGAGACGGTGCCGGGCCGGATGATGGCGCGGACCGTCGCGCTGCCGCCTGAGTCTGCAGTGATCGTCGCGCCGCCGCGCTGA
- a CDS encoding cation transporter produces MSATTLTPDRRATLHRRIRLIVAFTIVYNVIEAVVAIAAGSAASSAALIGFGLDSSIEVLSAAAVAWQFTRHDPERWEKPTLRVIAVAFFALAIYVTTSSVLSLFGGDRPEHSAVGLVLTALSVVIMPLVSFAERRAGFEVGSATAVADSKQTLICTYLSAAVLIGLALNSLLGWWWADAVAGLVIAIFAVREGLEAWKGDACATSVGMILEDEHGGHHHDDESRHEH; encoded by the coding sequence ATGTCGGCGACCACTCTCACCCCCGATCGGCGCGCGACGCTCCATCGCCGCATCCGCCTCATCGTGGCGTTCACGATCGTCTACAACGTGATCGAGGCCGTCGTCGCGATCGCCGCGGGGTCGGCCGCGTCGTCTGCCGCGCTGATCGGCTTCGGACTCGACTCGAGCATCGAGGTGCTGTCGGCCGCTGCCGTCGCCTGGCAGTTCACGCGGCATGATCCCGAGCGCTGGGAGAAGCCCACACTGCGAGTGATCGCCGTGGCGTTCTTCGCGCTCGCGATCTACGTCACGACGTCGTCCGTGCTGTCGCTGTTCGGCGGCGATCGCCCCGAGCACAGCGCGGTCGGTCTCGTGCTGACCGCACTCAGTGTGGTGATCATGCCGCTGGTGTCGTTCGCCGAGCGACGAGCGGGATTCGAGGTGGGATCAGCCACGGCCGTCGCCGACTCGAAACAGACGCTGATCTGCACCTACCTGTCAGCTGCGGTACTCATCGGTCTGGCGCTCAACAGCCTGCTCGGCTGGTGGTGGGCCGATGCCGTCGCCGGGCTCGTCATCGCGATCTTCGCTGTGCGAGAGGGCCTCGAAGCGTGGAAGGGCGACGCCTGCGCGACCTCGGTCGGCATGATCCTGGAAGACGAGCACGGCGGTCATCATCATGACGACGAGTCGCGTCATGAGCACTGA
- the treY gene encoding malto-oligosyltrehalose synthase encodes MTHRPLSTYRLQIRSGFTLGDAASVTTYLADLGASWAYLSPLLAAVPGSDHGYDVVDHSRVDDDRGGREGLQRFAAAARAAGLGILVDIVPNHVGVAIPRANIWWWDLLRLGRSSRHAVAFDVDRRLSEGRVRLPILGSSLTEVLEAGDIVVDTTPADDAPDGTLSYFDHVLPLAPGSGEFADDLPALLDAQHYELRFWEDQNTDLDYRRFFAVSELAGIRVEMPDVFDESHEEIARWITDGLVDGLRVDHPDGLTDPGGYLERLADITGGAYTVVEKILEPGEQLPSWWRTDGTTGYDAMGEIDRVLIDGDGVAALDRLDERLRSETGLPAAQSWHDLIHSTKRMIADELLQSEVRRLVRALPFGVVGAEDALAEIVASFPVYRAYLPAGREHLQHALDDAARRRPDLAASIAELEPLLLDTTLEVSERFPQVTGAVMAKGVEDTAFYRHTRLGTLTEVGGDPSIASVSVDGFHDAQRARLASWPHSLTALSTHDTKRSEDVRARLSVLAEIPDRWAEVLAELRAVASTGHGPLDSLLWQAAVGAWPISSERLLAYGLKAAREAAESTGWQHPDLEFEKGIESIAHAANGDARSIVDGFVHEIIDHGRVNSLSAKLLQLSAPGVPDVYQGTELWDHSLVDPDNRRPVDFAERSAMLRRLDDDVARGILPPVDDSGLAKMLVTSRALRLRRDNRELFYRYRPGGVAGEASDHAVAMDRGGVLAVATRLPWGLARRGGWGDTVLLRRELPATDAITGRRFGRGPILLSDLLDTYPVALLVDER; translated from the coding sequence ATGACTCATCGCCCGCTCTCGACCTATCGTCTGCAGATCCGCTCGGGCTTCACACTCGGCGATGCGGCTTCGGTCACGACCTACCTGGCCGACCTCGGTGCGTCGTGGGCCTACCTGTCGCCGCTCCTGGCCGCCGTGCCGGGATCGGACCACGGGTACGACGTCGTCGACCACTCCCGGGTGGATGACGACCGCGGCGGCCGCGAGGGACTGCAGCGATTCGCCGCCGCCGCGCGCGCAGCCGGGCTCGGCATCCTCGTCGACATCGTGCCGAACCACGTCGGCGTGGCGATCCCCCGCGCCAACATCTGGTGGTGGGATCTGCTGAGGCTCGGACGCTCGTCACGTCATGCGGTGGCGTTCGACGTCGACCGACGGCTGTCCGAAGGGCGCGTGCGTCTGCCGATCCTGGGCTCGTCGCTCACAGAGGTCCTCGAGGCCGGCGACATCGTCGTCGACACCACTCCCGCCGACGACGCCCCCGACGGAACGCTGTCGTACTTCGACCACGTACTGCCGTTGGCACCGGGCTCCGGAGAGTTCGCGGACGACCTGCCGGCACTCCTGGACGCCCAGCACTACGAGCTGCGGTTCTGGGAGGACCAGAACACCGACCTCGACTATCGCCGCTTCTTCGCCGTCTCGGAGCTCGCCGGCATCCGCGTCGAGATGCCCGATGTGTTCGACGAGTCGCACGAGGAGATCGCGCGGTGGATCACCGACGGGCTGGTCGACGGGCTGCGGGTCGACCACCCCGACGGGCTGACCGACCCCGGCGGCTACCTCGAGCGACTCGCAGACATCACCGGCGGCGCGTACACGGTCGTCGAGAAGATCCTCGAACCGGGCGAGCAGCTGCCCTCGTGGTGGCGCACCGACGGTACGACCGGCTACGACGCGATGGGCGAGATCGACCGCGTCCTGATCGACGGCGACGGAGTGGCGGCCCTCGACCGACTCGACGAGCGGCTGCGATCCGAGACCGGTCTGCCCGCGGCGCAGTCGTGGCACGACCTGATCCACTCGACCAAGCGGATGATCGCAGATGAGCTGCTGCAGTCCGAGGTGCGCCGCCTGGTGAGGGCCCTGCCGTTCGGTGTGGTCGGCGCGGAGGACGCGCTGGCCGAGATCGTCGCGAGCTTCCCCGTCTACAGGGCGTACCTGCCCGCGGGGCGCGAGCACCTGCAGCACGCGCTCGACGACGCCGCGCGCCGACGCCCCGACCTCGCGGCGTCGATCGCCGAGCTGGAGCCGCTGCTGCTCGACACGACGCTCGAGGTGTCTGAGCGCTTTCCGCAGGTGACGGGCGCCGTCATGGCGAAGGGTGTCGAGGACACCGCGTTCTATCGCCACACCCGCCTCGGAACCCTGACAGAGGTCGGCGGCGACCCGTCGATCGCCTCCGTCTCGGTCGACGGGTTCCATGATGCGCAGCGAGCACGGCTCGCGTCGTGGCCGCACTCGCTCACGGCGCTGTCGACGCACGACACGAAGCGATCCGAAGACGTTCGCGCGCGCCTCTCGGTGCTCGCTGAGATTCCGGATCGCTGGGCCGAGGTGCTGGCCGAGCTCCGGGCCGTCGCCTCGACCGGACACGGCCCCCTCGATTCGCTGCTCTGGCAGGCTGCGGTCGGAGCCTGGCCGATCTCATCCGAGCGACTGCTCGCCTACGGTCTGAAGGCGGCGCGCGAGGCCGCGGAGTCGACCGGATGGCAGCATCCGGACCTCGAGTTCGAGAAGGGCATCGAGTCGATCGCACACGCGGCGAACGGAGATGCCCGCTCGATCGTCGACGGGTTCGTGCACGAGATCATCGACCACGGCCGGGTGAACTCGCTGTCTGCGAAGCTCCTGCAGCTCTCCGCCCCCGGCGTGCCCGACGTCTATCAGGGCACAGAGCTGTGGGATCACTCTCTCGTCGACCCCGACAATCGGCGGCCCGTGGACTTCGCTGAACGATCGGCGATGCTCCGGCGGCTCGACGACGATGTCGCCCGCGGCATCCTCCCCCCTGTCGACGACTCGGGTCTCGCGAAGATGCTCGTCACCTCTCGCGCACTGCGTCTGCGCCGGGACAACCGCGAGCTGTTCTACCGATATCGCCCGGGCGGCGTCGCCGGGGAGGCATCGGATCATGCGGTCGCCATGGACCGGGGCGGCGTGCTCGCGGTCGCGACGCGTCTGCCTTGGGGACTCGCCCGCCGCGGCGGCTGGGGCGACACCGTGCTGCTGCGCCGCGAGCTGCCCGCGACCGACGCGATCACGGGCCGTCGGTTCGGGAGGGGGCCGATCCTTCTCTCCGACCTCCTCGACACGTATCCGGTCGCGCTCCTGGTGGATGAGCGATGA
- the glgX gene encoding glycogen debranching protein GlgX produces the protein MSREIWPGSPYPLGATFDGQGANFALFSEGAEKVELCLFDDDGNEERIPLEEVDAFVWHGYLPSVQPGQLYGYRVHGAYDPAQGKRFNPNKLLLDPYAKSVAGRVEWGQPLFGYDFGDPDSRNDEDSGATMVKGVVVNPFFEWAGDRLPKIPYAQTVIYEAHVKGLTQLHPDVPEELRGTYAAIGHPSVIAHLVHLGVTAIELMPVHQFIYDSTLEEKGLTNYWGYNTLAFFAPHNDYSSSGQHGQQVQEFKAMVRALHAAGIEVILDVVYNHTAEGNHMGPMLSMRGIDNEAYYRLEEDRRYYTDYTGTGNSLNAGNPHALQLIMDSLRYWVTEMHVDGFRFDLASTLAREFYDVDRLAAFFELVQQDPIVSQVKLIAEPWDVGPGGYQVGNFPPQWTEWNGKYRDTVRDFWRGEPQALGEFASRLTGSADLYEHSGRRPVASINFVTAHDGFTLRDLVSYNEKHNEANGENNADGESHNRSDNNGAEGPTDDEGINRIRARQQRNFLATLLLSQGVPMIAHGDELGRTQDGNNNGYAQDNELTWVDWESADLPLVEFTAAVARLRRDHPTFRRSRFFDGRPVRSEDGERVPDVVWLRPDGRRMQPEDWDSGFGLAIGVFLNGQGIREKDRRGRPVTDQNFLVYFNSGTDPVEVALPDERHGHAWEVMIDTAGERADGASLDPGATVSLEAHSLLVLRDADRTVVSTDNSVEASLRIQTEQAEAPAPAPTPELPR, from the coding sequence GTGAGCCGCGAGATCTGGCCTGGTTCCCCGTACCCTCTCGGTGCGACCTTCGACGGTCAGGGCGCGAACTTCGCCCTGTTCAGCGAGGGTGCCGAGAAGGTCGAGCTGTGCCTCTTCGATGACGACGGCAATGAAGAGCGGATTCCGCTCGAAGAGGTCGACGCGTTCGTGTGGCACGGCTATCTGCCCTCCGTGCAGCCGGGACAGCTGTACGGGTACCGCGTGCACGGCGCCTACGACCCCGCCCAGGGCAAGCGATTCAATCCGAACAAGCTCCTTCTCGACCCCTACGCGAAGTCGGTCGCGGGTCGGGTGGAGTGGGGGCAGCCCCTGTTCGGCTACGACTTCGGCGACCCCGACTCGCGCAACGACGAGGACTCCGGCGCGACGATGGTGAAGGGCGTGGTCGTGAACCCGTTCTTCGAGTGGGCGGGCGACCGCCTCCCGAAGATCCCCTATGCGCAGACCGTGATCTACGAGGCGCACGTCAAGGGGCTCACCCAGCTGCACCCCGATGTCCCCGAGGAGCTGCGCGGCACGTATGCGGCGATCGGTCACCCGTCGGTCATCGCGCATCTCGTGCACCTCGGCGTCACCGCGATCGAGCTGATGCCGGTGCATCAGTTCATCTACGACTCGACCCTCGAGGAGAAGGGCCTCACGAACTACTGGGGCTACAACACTCTCGCCTTCTTCGCGCCGCACAACGACTACTCCTCCAGCGGGCAGCACGGTCAGCAGGTGCAGGAGTTCAAGGCCATGGTGCGTGCGCTCCACGCGGCGGGCATCGAGGTCATCCTCGACGTGGTCTACAACCACACCGCCGAGGGCAACCACATGGGGCCCATGCTCTCGATGCGGGGCATCGACAACGAGGCCTACTACCGCCTCGAAGAGGACCGCCGCTACTACACCGACTACACCGGCACGGGCAACAGTCTCAACGCCGGCAACCCGCACGCGTTGCAGCTGATCATGGACTCGCTGCGGTACTGGGTCACGGAAATGCACGTCGACGGCTTCCGGTTCGACCTCGCCTCGACCCTCGCGCGCGAGTTCTACGACGTCGACCGACTCGCGGCCTTCTTCGAGCTCGTGCAGCAGGATCCGATCGTCTCGCAGGTGAAGCTCATCGCCGAGCCCTGGGATGTCGGCCCGGGCGGATACCAGGTCGGCAACTTCCCTCCACAGTGGACGGAGTGGAACGGCAAGTACCGCGACACGGTGCGCGACTTCTGGCGCGGTGAGCCCCAGGCGCTCGGTGAGTTCGCCTCGCGTCTCACCGGCTCGGCGGACCTGTACGAGCACTCCGGTCGCCGCCCGGTGGCATCGATCAACTTCGTGACGGCTCACGACGGCTTCACGCTTCGCGACCTCGTCTCGTACAACGAGAAGCACAACGAGGCGAACGGCGAGAACAACGCCGACGGGGAATCCCACAACCGCTCCGACAACAACGGCGCGGAGGGTCCCACCGACGACGAGGGCATCAACCGCATCCGCGCCCGGCAGCAGCGCAACTTCCTCGCAACTCTGCTGCTGTCGCAGGGTGTGCCGATGATCGCGCACGGCGACGAGCTCGGGCGCACCCAGGACGGCAACAACAACGGCTACGCACAGGACAACGAGCTCACCTGGGTGGACTGGGAGTCGGCCGACCTGCCGCTCGTGGAATTCACCGCAGCGGTGGCCCGGCTTCGCCGCGACCACCCGACGTTCCGGCGCAGCCGCTTCTTCGACGGCCGTCCGGTGAGGTCGGAAGACGGCGAGCGCGTACCCGACGTCGTCTGGCTGCGTCCGGATGGCCGACGTATGCAACCGGAGGACTGGGATTCCGGCTTCGGTCTCGCGATCGGAGTCTTCCTGAACGGTCAGGGGATCCGCGAGAAGGACCGGCGCGGTCGGCCTGTCACCGACCAGAACTTCCTCGTCTACTTCAACAGCGGGACGGATCCCGTCGAGGTCGCGCTTCCGGATGAGCGGCACGGCCACGCATGGGAGGTCATGATCGACACCGCCGGCGAGCGAGCAGACGGCGCATCGCTGGATCCCGGTGCGACGGTCTCGCTCGAGGCACACTCGCTTCTCGTACTGCGAGACGCCGACCGCACGGTGGTGTCGACGGACAACTCGGTCGAAGCGTCGCTGCGCATCCAGACCGAGCAGGCCGAGGCCCCGGCGCCGGCGCCCACCCCGGAGCTGCCTCGATGA